GCGACCGCTACAAGGCCTATACCGACCGCGCCAAGTCGGCCTGGACCGACTGGCTCTCCGCCTACCCGCTCCGGCAGTCGCTCGACGCGGCCTGAACTGGACGCCGCCCGGGGGGCGTGGTTAACTGGCCCCATGAGTGACAAGTTTCTGGACCACGTGTATCGTCCCGCAAGCCAGGTCGAGACCGACGACATCTACGACCGCTGGGCCGCGACCTACGACGCGGAGCTGACCGAGGCGGGCTATGCCGCGCCCGAACGCGTGGCCCGCGCGCTTGCCCGCCGCGCCACGCTCGACGCGCCGGTGCTGGATTTCGGCTGCGGCACGGGGCTCTCGGGGCTCGCGCTGCGCGACGCGGGCTTCACCGTGATCGACGGCACGGACCCCAGCCAGCCCATGCTCGACGAGGCCGCCGCGAAGGGCGTCTACCGCAACCTCACCCGGCTCGACCTCTCGGCCGATCCCCCAC
This window of the Roseovarius sp. SCSIO 43702 genome carries:
- a CDS encoding class I SAM-dependent methyltransferase, producing MSDKFLDHVYRPASQVETDDIYDRWAATYDAELTEAGYAAPERVARALARRATLDAPVLDFGCGTGLSGLALRDAGFTVIDGTDPSQPMLDEAAAKGVYRNLTRLDLSADPPLAPGAYPAIAAAGVLGVGAAPPETFDMLMRALPRDGLLSLSLNDHALQHEPGYMAALCNWLDTGAARLLRKTRGKHLPARDIKSTVYLIEKA